The following are encoded together in the Columba livia isolate bColLiv1 breed racing homer unplaced genomic scaffold, bColLiv1.pat.W.v2 Scaffold_153, whole genome shotgun sequence genome:
- the LOC135577844 gene encoding olfactory receptor 14A16-like — MSYDRYVAICKPLHYGTLLGSRACVHMAAAAWGSCFFYALLNTANTFSIPLCQSNSLGQFFCEIPQILELSCTHSYLRELGIIVVGVLVAFCCFVFIVVSYVQIFRAVLRIPSEQGRHKAFSTCLPHLAVVSLFISIGALAYLKPSSISSPSLDLAVSFLYSVVPPTVNPLIYSVRNQELKDALWKLMAECISKAINFLSSAHHS; from the coding sequence atgtcgtacgaccgctacgttgccatctgcaaacccctgcactacgggaccctcctgggcagcagagcttgtgtccacatggcagcagctgcctggggcagCTGTTTTTTCTATGCTCTTCTGAACacagccaatacattttcaataCCACTTTGCCAAAGTAAttccctgggccagttcttttgtgaaatcccccagatcctcgaGCTCTCCTGCACACATTCCTATCTCAGGGAATTGGGGATTATTGTGGTTGGTGTATTAGTAGcgttttgctgttttgtgttcattgtggtgtcctatgtgcagatcttcagggccgtgctgaggatcccctctgagcagggacggcacaaagccttttccacctgcctccctcacctggccgtggtctctcTCTTTATCAGCATTGGTGCATTAGCCTACCTGAAACCTTCTTCCAtctcatccccatccctggacctggcaGTATCATTTCTGTATTCAGTGGTTCCTCCaacagtgaaccccctcatctacagtgtgaggaaccaggagctcaaggatgccctgtggaaactAATGGCTGaatgcatttcaaaagcaataaacTTCCTGTCTTCTGCACATCACTCGTGA
- the LOC135577845 gene encoding olfactory receptor 14C36-like, whose translation MSNSSSITQFLLLPFTDTRELQLLHFWLFLGIYLAALLGNGLIITTIAWDQHLHTPMCFFLLNLSVIDLGYISTTVPKSMDNSLWDTRAISYTGCAAQVFLFVFLASAEYWLLTIMSYDRYVAICKPLHYGTLLGSRACVHMAAAAWATGFLNALLHTANTFSLPLCKGNALGQFFCEIPQILKLSCSDAYLREVWVLVISFSVAFGCFVFIFFSYVQIFRAVLRIPSEQGRHKALSTCLPHLAVVSLFVSTIIFSHLKPPSISSPSLDLVVSVLYSVVPPAVNPLIYSMRNKEIKDSVWQLMNGCLIKQ comes from the coding sequence atgtccaacagcagctccatcacccagttcctcctcctgccgttcacagacacacgggagctgcagctcttgcacttctggctcttcctgggcatctacctggctgccctcctgggcaacggcctcatcatcaccaccatagcctgggaccagcacctccacacccccatgtgcttcttcctgctcaacctctctGTCATTGACCTGGGCTACATCTCaaccactgtccccaagtccatggacaattccctctgggacaccagggccatctcctacacaggatgtgctgcccaagtctttctgtttgtctttttagcttcagcagagtattggctcctcaccatcatgtcctatgaccgctatgttgccatctgcaaacccctgcactacgggaccctcctgggcagcagagcttgtgtccacatggcagcagctgcctgggccactgggtttctcaatgctctgctgcacacggccaatacattttcactgcccctgtgcaagggcaatgccctgggccagttcttctgtgaaatcccccagatcctcaagctctcctgctcagacgCCTACCTCAGGGAAGTCTGGGTTCTTGTGATTTCTTTCTCAGTggcatttggctgttttgttttcatttttttctcctatgtgcagatcttcagggcggtgctgaggatcccctctgagcagggacggcacaaagccctTTCCACCTGCCttcctcacctggccgtggtctccctgtttgtcagcactatCATATTTtcccacctgaagcccccctccatctcctccccatccctggacctggtggtgtcagttctttactcagtggtgcctccagcagtgaaccccctcatctacagcatgaggaacaaggagATCAAGGACTCAGTGTGGCAGCTAATGAATGGCTGTCTTATTAAGCAATAA